From the Helicobacter sp. MIT 05-5293 genome, one window contains:
- the pta gene encoding phosphate acetyltransferase, producing MSFIENIKMQAKSDKKTIVLPETSDMRTLQAADKILKEGFADIILLGDEKAINELAHTQGLNLQAAKFINPSTSELLGEFVELFVKLRSHKGMDHDKAKDLLTKDSLYFGAALVKSKKADGMVAGAIHATSDVLRSALQIVGTASDCKLVSTFFIMVVPNCDYGLNGTFVFSDAGLCQNPNAEELAHIALSSAKSFKAITHQEPIVAMLSHSTYGSASHPDVDKVVQATKIAKTLAPQLPLDGELQLDAAIVPSVGESKAKGSKVAGKANVLIFPDLDSGNIGYKLVQRLANAQAYGPITQGMSAPVNDLSRGCSADDIVGVVALTALQAQQN from the coding sequence ATGAGTTTTATTGAAAACATCAAAATGCAGGCAAAAAGCGATAAAAAAACAATCGTGCTTCCTGAAACTTCCGATATGAGGACACTCCAAGCGGCAGATAAGATTCTCAAAGAAGGGTTTGCTGATATTATTCTTTTGGGTGATGAAAAAGCTATCAATGAGCTTGCTCACACTCAAGGATTGAATTTGCAAGCAGCAAAATTTATTAATCCCTCTACTTCAGAGCTTTTGGGGGAATTTGTAGAATTATTTGTCAAGCTTCGTTCTCACAAAGGAATGGACCACGACAAAGCAAAAGATTTGCTTACAAAAGATTCTCTTTATTTCGGTGCGGCTTTGGTTAAATCTAAAAAAGCTGATGGAATGGTTGCTGGAGCAATTCACGCGACCTCTGATGTATTGCGTTCTGCATTGCAAATTGTAGGGACAGCAAGTGATTGCAAGCTTGTATCGACTTTTTTTATTATGGTTGTGCCAAATTGTGATTATGGGCTTAATGGGACATTTGTTTTCTCTGATGCGGGGCTTTGTCAGAATCCAAATGCCGAAGAATTAGCACACATTGCCCTTTCTTCTGCTAAAAGTTTTAAAGCAATCACACACCAAGAGCCTATCGTTGCAATGCTTAGCCATTCAACTTATGGCAGTGCTTCACACCCTGATGTGGATAAAGTCGTCCAAGCAACGAAGATTGCAAAAACTCTTGCTCCTCAATTGCCTTTAGATGGAGAATTGCAACTTGATGCGGCGATTGTCCCAAGTGTGGGAGAATCTAAAGCTAAAGGTTCAAAAGTCGCAGGGAAAGCTAATGTGCTTATTTTCCCTGATTTGGATTCTGGAAATATCGGATACAAGCTTGTCCAACGACTTGCAAACGCTCAAGCTTATGGTCCTATCACGCAAGGAATGAGCGCGCCTGTTAATGATTTATCAAGAGGTTGCAGTGCTGATGATATTGTTGGCGTTGTCGCATTGACTGCTCTTCAAGCTCAACAAAATTAA
- a CDS encoding argininosuccinate synthase, with translation MAQKAVKKVVLAYSGGLDTSVILKWLGDNYHCEVVTFTADIGQGEEVEPARAKALKLGIKPENIFIEDLREEFIRDFVFPMFRANTIYEGEYLLGTSIARPLIAKRLVEIAQKVGADAISHGATGKGNDQVRFELGAYALNPDIRVIAPWREWDLNSREKLLAYAESAGIPIEKKANKSPYSMDANLLHISYEGQILEDPNAEPEEDMWRWSVSPMQAPDKPESVSITFKNGDGVAINGENLSPAAFWGKLNELGSKHGIGRLDLVENRYVGMKSRGCYETPGGTIYLKAHRAIESLCLDREEAHLKDEIMPRYASLIYNGYWFSPEREALQALIDKTQECVEGVVKLKLYKGNVIVVGRESKKSLFSSAYSTFEEDSVYHQGDAEGFIKLNALRFIIAGKSRK, from the coding sequence ATGGCACAAAAGGCAGTCAAAAAGGTTGTTTTGGCATACAGCGGCGGGCTTGATACAAGCGTGATCTTGAAATGGCTTGGGGATAATTATCACTGCGAGGTGGTTACTTTTACCGCTGATATTGGACAAGGAGAAGAGGTTGAGCCTGCTCGAGCAAAGGCTTTGAAGCTCGGGATTAAACCGGAGAATATTTTTATCGAAGATTTGCGAGAAGAATTTATCCGTGATTTTGTATTCCCTATGTTTCGGGCAAATACAATTTATGAGGGCGAATACTTGCTTGGCACTTCTATCGCACGCCCATTGATTGCTAAAAGATTAGTAGAGATTGCCCAAAAAGTCGGTGCAGATGCGATTTCACACGGAGCGACAGGCAAGGGGAATGATCAAGTGCGCTTTGAGCTTGGAGCATACGCGCTTAATCCGGATATTCGCGTGATAGCCCCTTGGAGAGAGTGGGATTTGAATAGTCGTGAAAAGCTCCTTGCCTATGCAGAATCTGCAGGGATTCCTATTGAAAAGAAGGCGAACAAATCACCTTATTCTATGGACGCGAATTTATTGCATATTAGCTATGAGGGGCAAATCTTAGAAGATCCTAATGCCGAGCCAGAAGAAGATATGTGGCGGTGGAGTGTTTCACCAATGCAAGCTCCAGATAAACCAGAATCTGTGAGTATTACCTTTAAAAATGGCGATGGTGTGGCGATTAATGGTGAGAATCTCTCACCTGCAGCTTTTTGGGGCAAACTCAATGAATTAGGCAGCAAGCATGGTATTGGTCGGCTTGATTTGGTAGAAAATCGTTATGTGGGAATGAAGTCGCGAGGTTGCTATGAGACACCCGGTGGGACGATTTATCTCAAAGCTCATCGTGCGATAGAATCTTTGTGTCTTGATAGGGAGGAGGCGCATCTCAAAGATGAGATTATGCCTCGTTATGCGAGTTTGATTTATAATGGTTATTGGTTTAGCCCCGAAAGAGAGGCTTTGCAAGCATTGATTGACAAAACACAAGAATGTGTAGAGGGCGTTGTGAAGCTTAAGCTTTATAAGGGCAATGTCATTGTTGTAGGACGAGAATCTAAAAAATCACTTTTTAGTAGCGCATACAGCACTTTTGAAGAAGATTCAGTTTATCATCAAGGTGATGCAGAGGGCTTTATTAAACTCAATGCGTTGCGCTTTATTATCGCAGGTAAATCTCGTAAATAG
- a CDS encoding isochorismatase family protein, giving the protein MPNLSNIASIPLLSPKDCVLVCIDVQEKLLPAMQHHEKVIKYSNMLLHTASLLDIPLLVTEQYPKGLGHTHSAINLPQDACVIEKTTFSVFGEERFNQALAKLSELSESAPKTLIFFGIEAHICVLQSLLDARRLGIDSILVADASSSRFKPHYKLALRELAICGVRILSTESLLFMLLKDAKSPHFKAISALVK; this is encoded by the coding sequence ATGCCTAATCTTTCAAATATTGCTTCTATTCCGCTTTTGTCGCCAAAAGATTGCGTGTTGGTCTGCATTGATGTGCAAGAAAAGCTTTTGCCCGCAATGCAGCATCACGAGAAAGTGATTAAGTATAGTAATATGTTATTGCATACTGCTTCTTTGCTTGATATACCGCTTCTTGTTACCGAGCAATATCCCAAAGGATTAGGACATACGCATTCTGCGATTAATCTCCCTCAAGATGCTTGTGTGATTGAAAAGACGACTTTTAGTGTTTTTGGCGAAGAGAGATTTAATCAAGCATTGGCAAAACTTTCCGAACTTTCCGAATCTGCCCCTAAAACATTAATCTTTTTTGGTATTGAGGCACATATTTGTGTGTTGCAAAGTTTGCTTGATGCAAGAAGATTAGGGATAGATTCTATTTTGGTCGCTGATGCTTCTAGCTCGCGTTTTAAGCCACATTATAAACTTGCCTTGAGGGAATTAGCGATTTGTGGTGTGCGGATTCTAAGCACAGAATCTTTACTCTTTATGCTCCTTAAAGATGCAAAATCCCCTCATTTTAAGGCAATCAGTGCGTTGGTGAAATAA
- a CDS encoding acetate kinase, giving the protein MNVLVINCGSSSLKFQLINTETEKVIASGICDRIGIDGSVLYYKTPDGKKIEKKEEMPHHTKAVEMVLEALLNKENGAVSSLDEIKAIGHRVVHGGEFFKESVLINDVVIQHIKECSDLAPLHNPAHLMGIEACQAKMPKTPMVAVFDTAFHQTMPPRAYIYGVPYEWYEKHKVRRYGFHGTSHKYVSQKTAEFLGLDYYNSKIIVCHLGNGSSISAIKNGKCVDTSMGLTPLEGLIMGTRSGDLDPAILEYISKREDLDIQSILNILNKKSGVLGISGLSSDFRDLLDADLGGNERAKLARSAFAYRVLKYVGAYCAVMNGVDAVSFCAGVGENAKFIRGMIVEHLEFLGVKLDVEANNVCGEEAIISTPDSKVRVCVIPTNEELVIARDTKTIVSQL; this is encoded by the coding sequence ATGAATGTTTTAGTTATCAATTGTGGAAGTTCTTCATTAAAATTTCAGCTTATTAATACAGAAACTGAAAAGGTCATTGCTTCTGGGATTTGCGATAGAATCGGTATTGATGGTAGCGTGCTTTATTATAAAACGCCTGATGGTAAAAAGATTGAGAAAAAAGAAGAAATGCCTCATCATACCAAAGCCGTTGAAATGGTGCTTGAAGCTTTGCTCAACAAAGAAAATGGTGCAGTAAGTTCGCTTGATGAGATTAAAGCAATCGGGCATCGTGTGGTGCATGGCGGAGAGTTTTTTAAAGAATCTGTTTTGATTAATGATGTTGTGATTCAGCATATCAAAGAATGTTCGGATTTAGCTCCTTTACACAATCCTGCACATTTAATGGGGATTGAGGCTTGTCAAGCAAAAATGCCTAAGACTCCTATGGTAGCGGTATTTGATACTGCATTTCATCAAACAATGCCTCCTAGAGCTTATATTTATGGTGTCCCTTATGAATGGTATGAAAAACACAAAGTGCGCCGATATGGTTTTCACGGCACGAGTCATAAATATGTCTCACAAAAGACTGCTGAATTTTTGGGCTTAGATTATTATAATTCTAAAATTATCGTATGCCATTTAGGGAATGGTTCTTCAATTTCAGCGATCAAAAATGGAAAATGTGTCGATACAAGTATGGGCTTGACACCGCTTGAAGGTCTCATTATGGGGACAAGAAGCGGAGACTTAGATCCTGCGATTCTCGAATACATTTCTAAACGCGAAGATTTGGACATTCAAAGTATCTTGAATATCTTGAATAAAAAATCCGGTGTGTTGGGAATCTCTGGATTGTCAAGTGATTTTAGAGATTTGCTTGATGCGGATTTAGGTGGGAATGAACGCGCCAAACTTGCTCGTTCAGCTTTTGCCTATCGTGTGCTTAAATATGTCGGTGCGTATTGTGCGGTGATGAATGGCGTTGATGCAGTAAGTTTTTGTGCAGGTGTGGGAGAAAATGCGAAATTCATACGCGGTATGATTGTAGAGCATTTAGAGTTTTTAGGTGTAAAACTTGATGTGGAGGCAAATAATGTGTGTGGTGAAGAAGCCATTATTTCCACGCCTGATTCTAAAGTGCGCGTGTGCGTGATTCCTACAAATGAAGAGCTTGTGATTGCTCGAGACACAAAGACAATCGTCTCACAACTTTAG